TCGATCGTCGTCCCGGCCGAACCCCGCGCGGTCTCGGGCAGGCCGGGGCCATCCTCGACCACCAGATCCTGAGCGGCATCCAGCCCGTCCTCGATCTCCGGCCGCCCGTCGGGTCGGTGGTGAACCCGCACCCGTCGGTCCAGCGCCCGACTCGCGGCGATCTCGGTCAGCTCCCGTCGCCCGACCACCCGTTCGGCACCGGGACCGGCCGCTCCGCCGTGACCGCCGCCCAGCGGGTCCGGCTCGACGACCACCGAGGGGGCCGAGCCGAGGACCCGCTCCAGGGACCGCTCCAGATGGGAGCCGAGCAGTGCGGGCGCCCACGGGCCCGCGCCGTCGCGTCGGGCGACCGCACGCAGGACCAGTCCCTCCCAGCGCTCCAGAAGGATCCCGTCCGGGTCGCGCAGGTCGAGGTCGTAGGTATGGCTGTCGCCGTCCTGCGACCGCTCGCGGGCGTCGAGCACCACGTACTCGGGGGCCTCGGTGTTCCGGTCGGCCAGGTGCAGTCGCTCGATCCGTTGCGGCAGGAGGGTGGCGTCGGGAACGCAGCACTGGAGGGCGTGCATCGCGGCGTCCCTGGTGCCCGGATCGGCGAGCAGGAGTCGCTGCGGGAGGAACTCGGCGAACCACGCGGCGGTCGGCCGGGTGGACAGCTCCGCGACCGCGTGCCGGGCGGCGGCCCGCCGATAGCGCAGCAGCCGTTGGAATCGCTTGCCCTGGAACAGCACGTCGCCGTACAGCTCGGTGACGGGATCGATCGGCACCGGCGGAAGCTCGGCCGTCCTGGGCGCACCGCCGACCGGACGGTCGCCCCGAGGAACCCGCAGCCTGGCGCGGAAATGGTCCGCGCCGAAACCGGTCTCCGCGCTGCGCAGCACCACGTCGACGGTCTCGGCGTCGACGGCCAGCGCGGCCAGCCGCACGGTCGTCGCTCCGTCGGGACGGACGACCACCGGCCGGAGGAACTCCGCGTCCTCCAGCACCGGTGTCGCTCCGTCGCCGATGAGGGCGGCGGCCACCTGCGCCATGGCCTCCATCCCGATCACGGCGGGCAGCAGCAGGTCGCCCGCCAGGAGGTGATCGGTGAGGTAGGGGTCGCTGCCAGAGGACAGCGTGGTCTCGGTGACCAGCTCGACGCCCTCGTAGTGCACGAGTACCCGGTCGACGAAGCGGAGCAGCGGCGGCTCGCGGCGGCTCAGGGCGAGCGTGGGCAGACCCGACATCCGACCGCCGATCACCAGCACCGGCCCAGCGTCGGGATCGGCGAGGACCTGGCGCAGCATCGCGATGCCGCGCTCGGCAGGGACGGCGGTGACACCCTCCCGGTGCAGGGCCTCCACCACCCCGAGTCGCTCGCCCATCCCCGCCCCGGACCACACCGACCATTCCAGAGCGAGCACCCGAGTGTCCGGATGCTCCTGCTGGAACCGCGCGGTCAACTCGGTCAGCCAGTCGTTGGCGGTGGCGTAGTGCGCCTCGCCGCGCAGGCCCGCCCGGCCGATGACGCTGCCGAAGGTGAGCAGCAGCCGGAGGCGGTCGGCGTCCACCGCAGCCAGGACGGCCCGCAGGCCCGTCACCTTCGGGGCGACCGTCGCGCGGAACTCCTCCTCGGTGAGGCCGGTCAGCGACGAGGGCTCGTTGCGGCCCGCGCCGTGCAGGACCGCCGTCACCGGACCGAAGGCGTGCTCGGCCCGGCGAACGGCGGCGGCCACCTGTTCGGCGGAGGTCACGTCGGCGCGTTCGTAGCGGTGCCGGACGCCCTTGGCCCGCAGCCGTGCGAGGTTCGCGGCGAGTTCGGGATCGCTGTCGGGGTCGGAGCGGCCGAGCAGGATCAGGGCGGCCGAGGAGTCCTCGGCCATGGCGAGCGCGCATTCGGCGGTGATGCCCTTGCCGCCGCCGGTGACCAGCAGGACGTCGGCGGCGTCGAGCACCTCGGGCGGTACCGCGTCGGCGGGTGGCGGGTTCGGCCGGGCGGTGCGAGGCCGGATCGGACGGGCTCGCAGCACCGGCACCCGGCGCATGCCGTCCTCGTCGTAACGCACCTCGGTGAAGCCGGTCGTCGCCGCGACCTCGGCGAGAATCCGGGCCGTCGCCCGATCGAGATCCGCCGGTTCCTCGGATGCGACGTCGGGAAGCTCCACGATCGTCGTGGGCACCGACGGCGCCTCCAGGTGCAGCGTCTTGGCCAGGCCCGAGGCGCCGAGCCGGTGCTGCACCACGACGAAGCGGGTGCCCGGCGGGCCTGCCAGGACGTCGCGGCTCGCGGCCAGCAGCAGCCCGAGATGACGATCGTCGCATTCTGGGGGCAGACACAGCAGGACGCCGTCGCCCAGGCCGGCCTGCGCCAGTGCGTCGCGCGTCGGCGCAGCGAGCGGATGATCCGCCGGAGCGTGGAGGGTCCAGTCGCCCGGGCTCGCCGAGCCCGGGTCGGGCGGGCGCGCGACGGGAGCCTGCTCTGCGACATGGTCGACGGAGAAGGACCGCACCCACGGGCCCACGCCCGCGACCTCGTCGACGACGGCCTCGACCTCGTGCGCCGTCTCGGCGAGGTCGTCGATGAGGGCGGCCAGTTCGCCGAGCCGCACGGTGGCGAAGCTGGGCGCCGAGGTCAGCGGCGGCCTGCCCAGGTCTCGCACGGCCTGATTCACGATCTGGCCGACCGTGATCGAGCTCAGATGGAGATCGTCCAGCGGGTGGGTGTCGGCGGTGATCGTCGAGGGTGGCAGCTCGGCACGCGCCGCAGCCAGACTCCGCAGCAGCTCGAGGGTCGAGGGAGGCGTGTCCGCCTCGGCAAAGTAGTCCGCCGCGCCCGCTGCGATCAGCGACGGGGCATCCACCTCGCCTGCCGGGGCTGCGGCGGACTCGATCGCGCCGACGTCCAGTGCGGGGGCGTCCTCGCAGGGGCTGGCCAGGAACGTCATGGTCCCGTCCGGCGGCAGCGGGCGGATCACCCGGTGCTCGAACAACACCTCGGTGCGCACCGACGCACCGAGCACGAACGCGGCGGCCACCACGGACAGCAGCGGGCGCAGCGAGTCGGCCTCGACGTCGAGGGCGACCGAGGGCACCGCAGGCGTGATCTCCTGGACCAGTCCGGTCAGGACCCGACCCGGTCCCACCTCGATCAGCAGGTCCGCGCCGGCCGAGGCCTCCGCCGCGGCCTGCCGGAACAGCACCGGGCGCACGACCTGGTCACGTAGGAGTGCGGACAGGTCGGTCTCCGGCGTCAGGAGTGTTCCCGTGACGGAGGAGGCCACGGGGCGCCGTACGGACCGGAGGTCGACACCGGTCAGGTACCTCGCCAGCGCCGCCGAGGCGGGCGCGACCAGCGGCGAGTGGAAGGCGTGGGAGACCGCCAGCCGGGTGGCGTCGCGGCCCTCGGCCCGAGCCTTGGCACAGACCCGGTCCACCGCCGTCGCCGGGCCGGAGACGACCGTCTGACGTGGACCGTTGTAGCCGGCGATGACCACCTCCGCCTCGTCCGCGACGAGCCGGGCCGCCTCCTCCTCGGTCGCCGTCAGGCCTGCCATGCCGCCGCCCGTGTGGCTCGCCGTCGCCATGGCGCGGCCTCGGGCGGCGGCCAGCGCGCCGAGGCCGGGCGCGTCGACGGCACCGCCCCAGTGCAGCGCGGTCAGCTCGCCGAGGCTGTGCCCGACGGCGGTGGTCGCCTCGATGCCCAGATCGCGCAGGACGCGCAGCCCGGCCAGCGAGCCCGCGACGATGCGCGGCTGCGCGACCTGAGTCGCAACCGGGTCACCGTCCTCATCCGGTCCGGCGGCGGCGAAGGCCTCGTCCGCCGAGGCGAATCGACGGCGCAGCGCGCCCGCGCCGCCTCGGCCGGAGCCCTGGCCGGGGAACAGGAAGGTAATCCTGGGCTCGGCGGCGGACGCGCCGAGGAAGATGCGGTCGGCGACCGAGTGGACGCGGGTGTGCCCCTCGTCGATCGCCGCGAGGAGCAGGGAGATCCGCTGCTCGGCGTCCGAGGGCGAGTCGGCCACCACGGCCGCCCGGACTCGCAGCCCCTCGGACTCGGCGGCGAGGGCGCCTGCCAGATCGGCCAGCTCCGCGAAGGCCAGCCTGGCCGTCAGGTCGCGGAGCCGGACGAGCCGATCCCGCACGGCGGCCAGATCGGCGCCGTCCACCAGCAGCAGCTCTGTGTCCTGTCTGGCCGCGACCGTCGCCAGGGTGTCCTGATCGACGCCGGGACGCCGAGGGACGGCCCTCGGCTGCTCGACCGCGATGTGGGTGTTGATCCCGCCGAAACCCATGGCCGAGACGCCCGCCCTGATCGGCAGGTCGCCGGGCCAGGTCTCGGCCTCCCTCGGCACGTAGACGGCGGCGTCCGCCGCCAGCAGGCTCGGATGCGGGTGGCGATGTCCCGTCGCGGGCGGGATCACCTGGTGGTGCACGGCGAGGGCCGCCTTGATCAACCCGACGACCCCCGCCGCGGCCTTGGTGTGCCCGATGTTGCCCTTGATGCTGCTCACCGCCGCGGGCTGTGCACCGGGCGACGCGGCGCGCCGGGCGGAGGACAGCGCCTCGATCTCCGTCGCGTCGCCGAGCGCCGTGCCGGTGCCGTGTCCCTCGAAGTAGGAGACCGTCTCCACGCCGTAGCCCGCACGGCCGTAGGCCCGGGACAGGGCCAGGCGGTGTCCGCTCGCCTCCGGGCGGGTGATGCCGCCCTTGCCGTCGGAGGAGACGCCCCAGCCCGCGATGCAGGCATAGATCCGTCGGCCCTGCGCGACGGCGTCCCGCTCCCGCATCAGCACGAGCACGCCCGCGCCCTCACCGGGCCAGAAGCCGTTGGAGTCCCGGTCGTAGACCACCATCTCCCTGGTCGCCAACGCGCCGGTCTTGGCGAATCCGATGACCTCGAACGGATCGATCGACAGGTCCACGCCGCCTGCCAGTGCCACGTCGAGGTCCTCGTCGACCAGCGCCCTCGCGGCGGTGACCACCGAGAGCAGCGAGGAGGAGCAGGCCCCGTCGACGATGTACCCGCCGCCGCCGAGGTCGAAGTGGTTGCAGATGCGGCCTGCGATGGTGTTGGCCAGTCCGCCTGCGAGGGAGTCCTCGTCGACGGCAGGGAACGGCGCCTTGTACTGCCCTTCGAGATCGCGCAGGAACGCGGCGGTGTCCGATTCGGACCAGCCCTTGTCCGTGAGGGCGGCGGCGACGGTGCGCCGGACATAGGGCCACCGCAGCCGCAGGGTGTTCGCGCGCGAGAACTCTCCGGTCAGGCTATTGCCGAGCACCACCCCGGTGGTGGGGCCGGGCAGTCCCTCGCCTCGGGGGAAGCCCGCGTCCGCCAGGGCGGCGGCGGCCACGTCCAACGCCAGCCAATGCGTGAGGTCGGTGGCGCGGTAAGTGCTGCCCGCCACCTGATAGGCGACGCGGTCGAACTCGAAGTCGCGCAGCACGGCCGCCATGGTGGAGTAGAAGCGGTCGGGTGCCTCCGGATCGGGCGACCAGTAGTCGTCGCGGTTCATCCGCTCATTCGGCAGCCGCCGAAAGGCGCGACGACCGGCGAGGACGTTCTCCCACAGTTCACCGGGCGTCGCGGCATCGGGATAGCGGAGCCCGATTCCGACGATTGCGATTCGTTCGCTGCTCATACTTCCCACCGTCTCTGGAACTGACGCCCAGCTTCCGGACCCGCGTGAAGACAGCATCGAACAGCGCGATCCGGCAACCGAACCCAGTAGTGCATCACGGGTGCAACTGCATTTCAGGACTTCACCTTGCCGCCCTGAACTCCGCTTAGTGATCCGATCGTGCAGCAGACGCGCCGCCGCTGTCTTCTCCGATTGTGCGGCACCCAGAGAACGTTATTTTATAACACCGTAATATCTACTTAGATCCTCGTAACGGCATGATAGGACGGCCACACCTCGATTCCACCGATGCGTTCGGCGGCCGCCGTGACGACCGCCCCTTGACCGCGAAGCGGCCCCGATCCCACACGGGTCACTCCGCGCCCGCTGCTCTACAGACCCCTCGATCATTCGGCTGACAGAGCAGGGCGAGCCAGAGCGCATGTTCGAAGTGGATGACGCGGCCGAAAGCGCAACATGCTGGAACGAGCCGCAGATCCGATGCGATGGAGAGCCCGGCAAGTTCGGTGGGAGGCCCGCTGATGTCGTTCACCGATCAGGCTCCCGCTCGGGTGACCCGGCCGTCCGACCGGTTTCGCCCATGTCTCGCGGCTCGCACCCGACTCCGTCAGCCTGCCTCGTCGCAGTACCGGAGCCTGCGCTGCGCCGAGGCAAGCAGGCAGGAGACGCAACGCAGAAGCGTGCGGATCGAGACGGCGAACTCGGCTCGTCCGAGTCGGAGATCACATCCACCGACGATGCGGTCGAGCACCGCACACCGTGGTATTGAGGAGGCGTCATGCCCGCGATTCTCGGTTCCCTGCGCAGACTCGTCCTGGCACCGTCGTTAGCGGATGTCACCTTTGCCCGCCGAGGTTTTCCCGGGCCGCGAACGGAGGTCACCGACCGACTAGAGGCGATCCCGCAGGCCGTGGTCTGCGGATTCGAGTGGGCGATGGAGACGCCGAGAATGTGGGAGATCGAACGCAGGATCGATCTGGTGGAATCCGAGATGCGCGGCTTCGCCTACGAGGGCGCCGCGATGGCGCTCACCGTCCTCGACGCCACCTCGGGCGGTCACCGCACTCGGGACCTGTTGGCCGGACCGGGAGCGCCCCACCTCTTCCTCGCCTATATCGGCATCGGATTCGCGATGACCCGACTCCCCCGGCCGCTCTGGAAGCGGGTACTGCCCGATCTGACCGACGCCTCCCCCTATCACCCGACCATGAGCTGGCTCGTGATCGACGGCTACGGGTTCGATCTGGCCTACTTCCGCCACGAGCGCTGGGTCGAACGGCAGCGGGTGCCTGCCGCGTATCCGTGGCAGGGAACACCCGCCTACTTCCCTCGGGCAGTGGACCAGGGCATCGGTCGGGCCCTGTGGTTCATCCATGGCGGGCGGACGACCGAGGTCGCCGCCGCCGTCGCCCGCTTCGCCGAGCAGCGACACGCCGACCTGTGGAGCGGGGTCGGCCTCGCCGCCACCTTCGCGGGCGGCGGCACGCCGAGCGCGCTGGCAGACCTCCGCGCACACGCGGCACACCACTGGACCGAACTCGGTCTCGGCGCAGTCTTCGCCGTCAAGGCCAGGGCGACGGCGGGCATGCTGCCGCAGCACACTCAGCCAGTGCTCGCCGCCCTCACCGGCAGGACCGTGCCCGAGGCGCTGAGCATCGTGGACGACACCGCCGAGCGAGACACGACTCAGGGGGACATGACCTCGGCTGAGGTCGTGTCGCCCGACGCCGGGGCGTCGTCGGACGTTCCCGCCTACGAACGGTGGCGGCAGCGTATCCGCACCCGGCTGGCCGCTACGCCCCCTGCAAACACCACGCGCGACTGAGCCGAGGATGAGCGCAGACGATGTCGCCGCCACGGGCTCGTCGACTCCACGCGAGCTGCCCGGAAAGGAGTCGCTCCACCGACTCGGTCATTCGCCACATCAACCACTTAATCGCCAGTTCAAACCAGCCGACTCCGGCCGGACATCTTCTTCGTCTCTGAACACATCCGACAGGAACCAACACCTTCGCGCCGACGCACTCTCACCGGTACGTTTCAATCCTGGGGCCGAGTGAACTGAATACCGAAAGCAGTCGCCCCAGACCGCACTGGTCGGCGGTCATCGCCGTTCGCCGTTCGCCATCCGCCGGTCCGGACGGCCCTGCTGGACGCGAGATCGCCACACTGGACAGTCGCAGGCACCGGCGCCGCGTCGGCGTCCGCTGGGTCACGGCGTCCGGTTCGCTCGCGAATCACCGATGGTCTACTCGCCGAAGTGCCTCACCCGTCGAGCGAGGGCCGCCCCTTCAGCCCTCGGAGCGGACCGCCATCTCGAGACCGCCCCGGACCCGCAGCGACAACATCGGCTCCGGCACCACCGGCCTGCCGGGGACCCCGGTCAGTCGCAGCTCCCGCGTGATCATCGCGATCACCAGGACCGCCTCCATCATCCCGAGGCTGCTGCCGACGCAGAACCTCGGGCCTGCCCCGAACGGCAGGTAGGAGTACCGGGACCGATTCGCCTTCTGCTCTGGTGCGAAGCGCTCCGGGCGGAACGTCTCCGAGTCCGCCCAGAACTCGGGGTGCCGGTGCAGCGTGTACGGACAGATCAGCACGTCGGCGCCTGCGGGCACGTGATAGCCGCCCACCTCGTCGTCCTGCTGTGCCGCGCGCGGCAGGATCCACACCGGCGGATACAGGCGCATCGCCTCCTCGATGACCATCGTCGTGTAGACCAGCCGCCGGAGGTCCTCGTGCACCGGCGGCCGGTCGCCGAGCACGTCCACCGCCTCGGCTCGCAGTCGCGCGCCGACCTCCGGATGGCGGTCGATCAGGTGCAGGGTCCAGCCGAGGGTGCTCGCGGTGGTCTCGTGCCCGGCGAGCAGCAGGGTCACCACCTCGTCCTGCATCCGCCTGCGCCCGACCTCGGGGTCCGCCTCCCGTCGGGTCGACTCGATCAACCGCGTGAGCACGTCGTCACCGTCCACCTGCCGGGTCGCGATGCGATCGGTGACGAGCCGGTCGACCACTCGATGCAGCTCGGCACGGGCCCGGCGGAAGCGGCGTTGCCGAGGCAGCGGAACCCAGGTCGGCACCATGCTCATCGACACCATCTCGAACATGGCCTGGTCCTGCACCGCCTCGAACGAGTGGCCGACCGCGTCGAAGGCGCCGAGGTCCGAGTCGAGCAGTGCGCGGCCGAGCACCCCGAGGGTGAACACGGTCATCTCGTCCAGGACCTCGACCGGTTCGCCGCCCGCCCTGGACCGCAGGCGGGCGACGAGCTTGGCCGCCTCGTCCACGACGATCCCCGTCTGACCGGTGATCCGCCGATGCTGGAACGCAGGCTGGATCACCTTGCGCTGCGTGCGCCACAGTTCGCCGTCGCTGGTCAGCAGGCCGTCGCCGAGCGCCCGACGAGCCTGGACGAGCCCGATTCCCTTGTGGTAGTTCGCGCTGTTGTCCGCGAGGACGTGCTTGGCGTGATCGGGATGGTTGAAGAAGTACAGCGACTTCGGGCCGATCGACAGTTTCGATGCGTCGCCGTACCTGGCGGCGGCCGAGGACATCAGCCCCAGTCGGTCCCCCGCCAGGCTCCTGAGCATGGCCAGGGTCGCCGAACGCGGCGGACCCGGCGGGGTGCGGCCGATCGGGGCGGAACGAGAGGGTTTCATCTGCGCACGACCTCGTTCTCGTGCTGCGGAACAACTGCCTCGGCGGAGGTCGACGGCACAGCGGCCCGTGCGCCCTCGGCAGAATCGCCTGCGCCCGGCTCGACGATCTCGCGCTGCTCCTCCTGCGCGGCCGCGCGACGTTGTTGCGCCTCGAACTGCTCCCGCGCCTGGTCCGTGTAGTGCAGTGCCCAGAGGAAGCAGCCTCGGACCAGGCACACGATCGCCGTGGCGAAGAAGATCCCGTAGGCGATGTGCATCGCGGTCAGGACGCCGTAGGCGACCGCCACTCCCCCGCCGAACGCGATCTGTGCACCGGGTCGAGACGGCGTGGTGCCGGGATCGGTGATCATGTAGTTGGTGAACAGGATGAACGCGATGCCCGTCATGGTCGCCAACGCACCGGGGATCGAGGTGCCTTCCAGGATGCCTCGGACGACGGCCTGCAACGCGAAGCCGCCGACCCAGCCTGCGATGAGCCACATCCGCCCGGTGAGTTTTCCGTTGATCATGGTGCCGCCGAGGATGATCACCGCCGGGATCAGCCAGTCGATCCAGCCGTCCACGTGTTCACTGAAGTGGTACGGCGGTGCGATGCTGCCCCACGGGAACAACAGCAGGATGACGGCGATGCCGAAGTTCGACGGGTTCATGAAGTGCCGCAGCCTGCCGCGCACCGGGGCCCGCAGGATCCATTTGGCGCCCACCGCGACGAGCACGCCGAACATCATCACGAACACCTGATCGTTGACGTAGATCAGCATGTTGAGCGCCAGGCTCGTGATGTGCGCCGGATAGAGGAACTCCACCAGGCCACGCAGGCCGTTGCCCGCGTACCGGGGTACTCGGTTCTCCGACCTCGCGGCGATCCATTCCAGACCGATCTCGACCGTGTAGCCGGTGGCAAGCGCGATGAACGGCCACAGCCAGGGTTGCTCGAAGCCCAGAACCGTGTATCCGAGCAGGTTGAAGATCGTGATCGAGATGGCGAACCGGCGCAGCGCCGTGATCACCTTCGTGTCGTGTCGTGGCGGGGAGGCCGCCTTCTGCCGCGTTGCCATGTCCGTCACCTCTCCTGCGTGGTCGTGCCGAGCTGGAGCGAGTGCCAGCCGGGTTCGAGCCTGAGGTTCTCCTCCCGCACCTGGCCGGTGCGGTCCCGCCATTTCAGGTTCACGTCCAGCGGGCCGGTCACGCCCGAGCCGAGCCCGATGTGGGCCTCGTGGCTGCGCTTGCCGGAGTGGCCGCTGCCGCCGTCGACCCTGGTGATGAACCGCCTGCCGTCCTCTCTCGTCACGGCGATCTGTGCGCCGACCACGGGCGATCCCGGCGCGGCGAGGTCGCCCGGCGACGGCTCCGCGTCGTGGGTCAGCCGCAGCCCGAGGAAGGCGTCCTCGGACGGGCTGGTGTTCTGATAGAACAGCGGCTCGTCCCACTGCCGGCCGATGGCGAAGTCGAGCAGTCCGTCGCCGTCCGAGTCGCCGGTGGCGATTCCCCTGGTCGGTACCGGGATCGCCAGGCCGAGCTCGTGCGACAGATCGACATAGCGCCCGTCGTCGTTCTTCACGAAGAAGGCCATGTGCTGATCCCCGGCGAGGTCGTCGCCCTCGGTGATCCGGGGCCAGGCCATCGGATTGCTCAGCAGCTGGTCGTTGGCGGTGGCGAGCTCTTGGAGCTGCGGCCAGCGGTTGGTCCGGCCCTTCACGAAGCCGGTCGCCTGCGCGACGACGAGGTCGCCGCTGTTGTCGAAGTCGGCGATCTTGGCGTCCCAGCCCCAGCCGGACCAGGCCAGGCCCAGCGGCGCGCTCTCGTCGGTCCACGGTGCCTCGCCGGACTGGAGGCGGGCCCGCAGCTCGGCCGGGTCGTCGGCGTCGCTGACGAAGGCGAAGTGGCTCTCCTCGATGCCGAAGGAGGTGGTGATGTTGCTGACGAACATGTCGTACATGCCGTCGCCGTCGAGATCGCCGAAGTCGATGCCCATGCCCTTGAAGGAGTCCAGACCCACGTGTTTCGACTTGGGCACCATCGGCTTCCTGGCGCCCTCGACGACGGCGAACCTGATGTCGCCCGGCGTGGACCGGTTGTAGAGCAGGCGGTCCGGACCGAAGTCGTTGCCCACGTACAGCTCCGGGAGCAGGTCGCCGTCCACGTCGTTGGCGCCCGCGGCCAGCGCCCAGCCCTTGGAGACGTCGTCGGGCAGCACGTCCTCGAGCAGTTCGAACGTGACCTCGGGCTCGTCGCCCCCGGTGACGCCGGTCCAGCGAAGGAAGTAGTCCTCGCCGCCATTGAAGGCCTGCGACATGGAGTGGTTCATCTGCACGCCGCCGCTGATCGAGTCGTCGAGCACCGGCCCGTGCGGGAAGTAGTTCCCGACGAAGACGTCCAGGTGACCGTCGCCGTCGAAGTCGTCGACCGCCACCGTGTTGGTGTTCCACTGCGGGCCGTCGTACACCTCGCCCTGTCTGCCGGGGACCATCTCGGTCGCGCGGTAGGCCTCGGGCCCCAGCACGGTGGCGTCCGGATCGGCCAGGTAGAGGATCGGCGTGCGACCCCACAGATAGACGAGTAGATCCAGCCTGCCGTCCTCGTTGAAGTCGCCGGGAACGCAGCCCATCGGGGCCATCACGTCGTTCATCGGCAGGTCGCCTGGATCGAGGACGAAGGGCTCGTAGCGATCGGATCGCTCGTCAGGGACGGGCGTCACGATCACCTCGTCGACCCGAGGATCGGTGAGGCACAGGTCGTTGGCCAGGCCGTCGCCGTCGAGGTCGTTCATGGCGACCGACGCGCCCACCGACGAGATCCAGGCGTCGATGTGGCGGTAGTCCTGATTCACTCGGCGGATGGTCTGCTGCGGCAGCCCGCTGGGCAGCGCGATGGACTTGGGCTCGAACCCGTAGCTCGATGCCAGCTCCTCGAGTTCGGCGGCCGAGGAGGTGGGGAGGCGGACGACGACGAACGTCGCCGCGATGAGTGCCAGTGCGACCACGCCTGCAAGCTGCCTGCGCATCATCTTGACGATGGACGACATGTGTTCACGACCTTCCCAGCGAGACGAACTCGTCGGCGATGCGTCGCCGCCACACCTCGAAGGCGGGCAGGGCACCGGACACCGGTTGTTCTGGACGCGCCGTGCGCGAGACGGCGGCGGCGCCCTCGGGATCGGCGGCGCAGAACATCCGGGTGGCGAGCCCCGTGTGCTCGACCACCAGTCCCGCCCGGACCCTGGCCTCCGCCGCGAACGCCGAGCCCTGCGCGACCTGCGGCCGGTACTCGCCCGAGCGATCGGCGAACACCCGAAGCTCGTCCTCGTCTGCCCCGCCGAGATACGTGGCGGCCAGCCCCGCGCCGCTGTACAGATCGGACCGGCGATCGGCCGGGAAGGCGTCGATCAGGTCGGCGACGCGAGCGGCGTCGGTGCCGCCGACGAACCAGAGCGCCCGGCCGATGCCCTGATCGACGACGTTGTCGGCATAGGGCAGCGGCGCGCCCACCGGCCAGGGGAGACGGGGCTCCCTGAACTGCTCGTGGACGTAGCGCCGGGTGTGGAAGTACGCCTGGTGGAACCCGTAGCCGTCGAGCACCAGCCAGCTCAACAGCGGATCGGGCGGGATCAGCCGGGCCCACCGGAACCTCGGGACCCTGGCCATCGCCCAGCCCACCCCGATGTAGGCCATGTAGACGTGCTCGCCGCCCCGGCCCGCGAGGAGGCGCTCGACATGTCGGCCGCCGCCCAGCGGCAGCGCGTCGAGCATGGCGCAGCCCATCGCGGCGCCCTCATAGGCGAAGCCCCGGAAGAACGTCGGCAGCGT
The Actinoalloteichus fjordicus DNA segment above includes these coding regions:
- a CDS encoding DUF1702 family protein, which encodes MPAILGSLRRLVLAPSLADVTFARRGFPGPRTEVTDRLEAIPQAVVCGFEWAMETPRMWEIERRIDLVESEMRGFAYEGAAMALTVLDATSGGHRTRDLLAGPGAPHLFLAYIGIGFAMTRLPRPLWKRVLPDLTDASPYHPTMSWLVIDGYGFDLAYFRHERWVERQRVPAAYPWQGTPAYFPRAVDQGIGRALWFIHGGRTTEVAAAVARFAEQRHADLWSGVGLAATFAGGGTPSALADLRAHAAHHWTELGLGAVFAVKARATAGMLPQHTQPVLAALTGRTVPEALSIVDDTAERDTTQGDMTSAEVVSPDAGASSDVPAYERWRQRIRTRLAATPPANTTRD
- a CDS encoding type I polyketide synthase, coding for MSSERIAIVGIGLRYPDAATPGELWENVLAGRRAFRRLPNERMNRDDYWSPDPEAPDRFYSTMAAVLRDFEFDRVAYQVAGSTYRATDLTHWLALDVAAAALADAGFPRGEGLPGPTTGVVLGNSLTGEFSRANTLRLRWPYVRRTVAAALTDKGWSESDTAAFLRDLEGQYKAPFPAVDEDSLAGGLANTIAGRICNHFDLGGGGYIVDGACSSSLLSVVTAARALVDEDLDVALAGGVDLSIDPFEVIGFAKTGALATREMVVYDRDSNGFWPGEGAGVLVLMRERDAVAQGRRIYACIAGWGVSSDGKGGITRPEASGHRLALSRAYGRAGYGVETVSYFEGHGTGTALGDATEIEALSSARRAASPGAQPAAVSSIKGNIGHTKAAAGVVGLIKAALAVHHQVIPPATGHRHPHPSLLAADAAVYVPREAETWPGDLPIRAGVSAMGFGGINTHIAVEQPRAVPRRPGVDQDTLATVAARQDTELLLVDGADLAAVRDRLVRLRDLTARLAFAELADLAGALAAESEGLRVRAAVVADSPSDAEQRISLLLAAIDEGHTRVHSVADRIFLGASAAEPRITFLFPGQGSGRGGAGALRRRFASADEAFAAAGPDEDGDPVATQVAQPRIVAGSLAGLRVLRDLGIEATTAVGHSLGELTALHWGGAVDAPGLGALAAARGRAMATASHTGGGMAGLTATEEEAARLVADEAEVVIAGYNGPRQTVVSGPATAVDRVCAKARAEGRDATRLAVSHAFHSPLVAPASAALARYLTGVDLRSVRRPVASSVTGTLLTPETDLSALLRDQVVRPVLFRQAAAEASAGADLLIEVGPGRVLTGLVQEITPAVPSVALDVEADSLRPLLSVVAAAFVLGASVRTEVLFEHRVIRPLPPDGTMTFLASPCEDAPALDVGAIESAAAPAGEVDAPSLIAAGAADYFAEADTPPSTLELLRSLAAARAELPPSTITADTHPLDDLHLSSITVGQIVNQAVRDLGRPPLTSAPSFATVRLGELAALIDDLAETAHEVEAVVDEVAGVGPWVRSFSVDHVAEQAPVARPPDPGSASPGDWTLHAPADHPLAAPTRDALAQAGLGDGVLLCLPPECDDRHLGLLLAASRDVLAGPPGTRFVVVQHRLGASGLAKTLHLEAPSVPTTIVELPDVASEEPADLDRATARILAEVAATTGFTEVRYDEDGMRRVPVLRARPIRPRTARPNPPPADAVPPEVLDAADVLLVTGGGKGITAECALAMAEDSSAALILLGRSDPDSDPELAANLARLRAKGVRHRYERADVTSAEQVAAAVRRAEHAFGPVTAVLHGAGRNEPSSLTGLTEEEFRATVAPKVTGLRAVLAAVDADRLRLLLTFGSVIGRAGLRGEAHYATANDWLTELTARFQQEHPDTRVLALEWSVWSGAGMGERLGVVEALHREGVTAVPAERGIAMLRQVLADPDAGPVLVIGGRMSGLPTLALSRREPPLLRFVDRVLVHYEGVELVTETTLSSGSDPYLTDHLLAGDLLLPAVIGMEAMAQVAAALIGDGATPVLEDAEFLRPVVVRPDGATTVRLAALAVDAETVDVVLRSAETGFGADHFRARLRVPRGDRPVGGAPRTAELPPVPIDPVTELYGDVLFQGKRFQRLLRYRRAAARHAVAELSTRPTAAWFAEFLPQRLLLADPGTRDAAMHALQCCVPDATLLPQRIERLHLADRNTEAPEYVVLDARERSQDGDSHTYDLDLRDPDGILLERWEGLVLRAVARRDGAGPWAPALLGSHLERSLERVLGSAPSVVVEPDPLGGGHGGAAGPGAERVVGRRELTEIAASRALDRRVRVHHRPDGRPEIEDGLDAAQDLVVEDGPGLPETARGSAGTTIEMSASHGAGLTMVVAGAGPLGCDVEPAVERSEADWAGLLGPALLAVRDLVGAEADENRSVAGTRVWAALECARKAGSTSITLTVDRSRPDGWTVFSSGRSRIATWVTTVDDRPDPVVFAVLVGEGR
- a CDS encoding cytochrome P450 produces the protein MKPSRSAPIGRTPPGPPRSATLAMLRSLAGDRLGLMSSAAARYGDASKLSIGPKSLYFFNHPDHAKHVLADNSANYHKGIGLVQARRALGDGLLTSDGELWRTQRKVIQPAFQHRRITGQTGIVVDEAAKLVARLRSRAGGEPVEVLDEMTVFTLGVLGRALLDSDLGAFDAVGHSFEAVQDQAMFEMVSMSMVPTWVPLPRQRRFRRARAELHRVVDRLVTDRIATRQVDGDDVLTRLIESTRREADPEVGRRRMQDEVVTLLLAGHETTASTLGWTLHLIDRHPEVGARLRAEAVDVLGDRPPVHEDLRRLVYTTMVIEEAMRLYPPVWILPRAAQQDDEVGGYHVPAGADVLICPYTLHRHPEFWADSETFRPERFAPEQKANRSRYSYLPFGAGPRFCVGSSLGMMEAVLVIAMITRELRLTGVPGRPVVPEPMLSLRVRGGLEMAVRSEG